The Cucumis melo cultivar AY chromosome 6, USDA_Cmelo_AY_1.0, whole genome shotgun sequence genome includes a region encoding these proteins:
- the LOC103491707 gene encoding UPF0496 protein At3g19330 isoform X1, translating to MLECLPAGSPTFSTMHQAPMDASSSSSSPVTSTTTINLSRIYSTAILQTNSFKEMVRITSSMDLVVPDAADHEQDQLQDLSGMLTQVLSPNRDRVLNALHRSKSTSLLNLISSYFDYSERTTRLCLTLRGIVAQARRLYSPINTLLQDLPIDSLSQTHCELVVQEFHKFKDDANPFPRPDSLTFHPIRDHFCDLNRQLERRLRKSSSRIRLVRSPNPDPNTVLCCRGGAAITAYIPPKFARRELAYAAQLKVASRNTYVLKTDLDTLDSLVGRLHNTVEDDKRFIRLGLNMGNDEHTVQEVLIHLGKNHPNLGHYLDLLEQKITTCLITVNHSRSQLLKEILLHQTSSDSSHPQ from the exons ATGTTGGAGTGCCTTCCTGCGGGATCTCCCACATTCTCCACGATGCACCAAG CCCCCATGGAtgcctcctcctcctcctcctcgcCTGTTACATCCACAACCACCATTAATCTCTCTCGCATCTACTCCACCGCTATTCTTCAAACTAACTCCTTCAAGGAGATGGTAAGAATCACCAGCTCCATGGACCTTGTGGTCCCCGACGCCGCCGATCACGAGCAAGATCAACTTCAAGACCTCTCCGGGATGCTCACCCAAGTGCTTAGCCCCAATCGAGATCGCGTCCTCAATGCCCTTCACCGATCCAAATCCACTTCCCTTTTAAATCTCATTTCTTCTTACTTCGATTACAGTGAGAGAACCACTAGACTCTGCCTCACCCTTCGTGGCATCGTTGCTCAAGCCCGTCGACTCTATTCCCCAATTAACACCCTCCTCCAAGATCTTCCCATCGACTCCCTGTCTCAGACTCATTGCGAACTCGTTGTCCAAGAATTCCATAAATTCAAGGATGACGCTAACCCTTTTCCCCGCCCTGACTCACTGACCTTCCACCCAATTCGAGACCACTTCTGCGATCTCAATCGCCAACTTGAGCGCCGTCTTCGCAAGTCCAGCTCCAGAATTCGCCTTGTTCGTTCTCCCAACCCCGACCCTAACACCGTCCTCTGCTGCAGGGGTGGTGCTGCGATTACGGCCTACATTCCTCCGAAGTTCGCCAGGAGAGAACTGGCCTATGCAGCTCAGCTTAAAGTTGCATCTAGGAACACCTATGTTCTAAAGACTGACCTTGACACGCTTGATAGCCTCGTCGGCCGTTTGCACAACACCGTGGAGGATGATAAGCGTTTCATTCGGCTGGGTTTGAACATGGGGAATGATGAGCACACAGTTCAGGAAGTGCTCATACACTTGGGAAAGAACCACCCGAATTTGGGACACTACCTTGATCTTCTTGAGCAGAAGATAACTACTTGTCTCATTACTGTCAACCACTCAAGATCTCAACTTCTCAAGGAGATTCTACTTCATCAAACTAGTTCTGACTCTTCTCATCCACAATAG
- the LOC103491707 gene encoding UPF0496 protein At3g19330 isoform X2, whose amino-acid sequence MDASSSSSSPVTSTTTINLSRIYSTAILQTNSFKEMVRITSSMDLVVPDAADHEQDQLQDLSGMLTQVLSPNRDRVLNALHRSKSTSLLNLISSYFDYSERTTRLCLTLRGIVAQARRLYSPINTLLQDLPIDSLSQTHCELVVQEFHKFKDDANPFPRPDSLTFHPIRDHFCDLNRQLERRLRKSSSRIRLVRSPNPDPNTVLCCRGGAAITAYIPPKFARRELAYAAQLKVASRNTYVLKTDLDTLDSLVGRLHNTVEDDKRFIRLGLNMGNDEHTVQEVLIHLGKNHPNLGHYLDLLEQKITTCLITVNHSRSQLLKEILLHQTSSDSSHPQ is encoded by the coding sequence ATGGAtgcctcctcctcctcctcctcgcCTGTTACATCCACAACCACCATTAATCTCTCTCGCATCTACTCCACCGCTATTCTTCAAACTAACTCCTTCAAGGAGATGGTAAGAATCACCAGCTCCATGGACCTTGTGGTCCCCGACGCCGCCGATCACGAGCAAGATCAACTTCAAGACCTCTCCGGGATGCTCACCCAAGTGCTTAGCCCCAATCGAGATCGCGTCCTCAATGCCCTTCACCGATCCAAATCCACTTCCCTTTTAAATCTCATTTCTTCTTACTTCGATTACAGTGAGAGAACCACTAGACTCTGCCTCACCCTTCGTGGCATCGTTGCTCAAGCCCGTCGACTCTATTCCCCAATTAACACCCTCCTCCAAGATCTTCCCATCGACTCCCTGTCTCAGACTCATTGCGAACTCGTTGTCCAAGAATTCCATAAATTCAAGGATGACGCTAACCCTTTTCCCCGCCCTGACTCACTGACCTTCCACCCAATTCGAGACCACTTCTGCGATCTCAATCGCCAACTTGAGCGCCGTCTTCGCAAGTCCAGCTCCAGAATTCGCCTTGTTCGTTCTCCCAACCCCGACCCTAACACCGTCCTCTGCTGCAGGGGTGGTGCTGCGATTACGGCCTACATTCCTCCGAAGTTCGCCAGGAGAGAACTGGCCTATGCAGCTCAGCTTAAAGTTGCATCTAGGAACACCTATGTTCTAAAGACTGACCTTGACACGCTTGATAGCCTCGTCGGCCGTTTGCACAACACCGTGGAGGATGATAAGCGTTTCATTCGGCTGGGTTTGAACATGGGGAATGATGAGCACACAGTTCAGGAAGTGCTCATACACTTGGGAAAGAACCACCCGAATTTGGGACACTACCTTGATCTTCTTGAGCAGAAGATAACTACTTGTCTCATTACTGTCAACCACTCAAGATCTCAACTTCTCAAGGAGATTCTACTTCATCAAACTAGTTCTGACTCTTCTCATCCACAATAG